A section of the Nitrospinaceae bacterium genome encodes:
- the sufD gene encoding Fe-S cluster assembly protein SufD, producing the protein MTTTVAESQDRAESALLDQHKKFLGDTKPSEVFLPLNESAIKRFETLKFPHRKHEMYTFVNTKDLVSTSFALSSGTVSQDFIAKHVYPGCENSYLVMVDGVYKESLSDCSGIGSAINFVSLEDAVSQPDIEKYLAGTVDGENDVFACINSAFLRQGLLIDLPEKTQAPTPLQILYVSSGSPAQPVTSHPRVIVRLGLMAELKLIVKYAGVQGNYFVNCVQDILVGEDAGVTYTQVQADATDAWHCSKTRIVLGRNSRFFATNASYGNKLTRHHYEARLKEDGAELRLNGVSILTDEEQVHNFIRIHHEAPHCTSNQKFKNIVNDKGRSSMDGTVIVNQGAQLTSSDQLINNLMLSDNAHADNKPNLMIFADDVKCTHGATIGQIDEDQMFYLKTRGLSEKVAKELLTRSFAESIIQMIAFPAVVEDLENTFLKKLEA; encoded by the coding sequence ATGACCACGACTGTAGCCGAATCCCAAGACCGGGCCGAATCCGCGCTTCTCGACCAGCACAAAAAGTTTCTCGGTGACACCAAACCTTCCGAGGTTTTTTTACCTCTCAATGAGTCAGCCATTAAGCGGTTTGAAACCCTGAAATTCCCGCACCGCAAACACGAGATGTACACTTTCGTGAATACGAAGGATCTGGTCTCCACATCCTTTGCGCTATCTTCGGGCACTGTCTCTCAGGATTTCATCGCAAAGCATGTCTACCCGGGATGTGAAAACAGTTATCTCGTTATGGTGGACGGTGTTTATAAGGAAAGCCTGTCGGATTGCTCCGGGATCGGTTCTGCAATCAATTTTGTTTCTCTCGAAGACGCTGTTTCTCAACCCGATATTGAGAAGTACCTGGCGGGAACGGTTGACGGGGAAAATGACGTGTTTGCCTGCATCAACAGCGCTTTTTTGCGTCAGGGATTATTGATCGACCTTCCCGAAAAAACGCAGGCGCCGACTCCCCTGCAAATTCTATATGTTTCTTCCGGGTCTCCGGCCCAGCCTGTCACATCCCACCCACGGGTGATAGTCCGGCTGGGGTTGATGGCCGAATTGAAATTGATCGTTAAATACGCCGGTGTGCAGGGGAATTATTTTGTCAATTGCGTGCAGGATATTCTGGTAGGGGAAGACGCCGGTGTGACCTACACGCAGGTGCAAGCGGATGCGACCGATGCCTGGCACTGTTCCAAAACGCGGATTGTCCTTGGGAGAAACAGCCGGTTTTTTGCCACCAATGCTTCTTATGGCAACAAACTGACAAGACATCATTATGAAGCCCGCCTTAAGGAAGACGGCGCAGAGCTCAGGTTGAACGGGGTGAGTATTTTGACCGATGAAGAGCAGGTGCACAATTTTATCCGCATCCACCACGAAGCGCCTCACTGTACCAGCAACCAGAAATTTAAAAACATCGTCAATGACAAAGGCCGCTCCAGCATGGACGGCACGGTCATTGTGAATCAGGGAGCGCAACTGACCAGTTCGGATCAGCTCATCAACAACCTGATGTTGTCCGATAACGCCCATGCGGACAATAAACCTAATCTCATGATTTTTGCCGATGACGTTAAGTGCACGCATGGAGCGACGATCGGGCAGATCGATGAAGACCAGATGTTTTATTTAAAAACCCGGGGTCTTTCTGAAAAAGTGGCCAAGGAACTTTTGACCCGGAGCTTCGCGGAAAGCATCATTCAGATGATTGCGTTTCCCGCGGTGGTGGAAGACCTTGAAAATACTTTTTTGAAAAAACTGGAGGCTTAA
- a CDS encoding cysteine desulfurase: MPDPNTVLADTPSIDVEKIRKEFPVLSQTINGKPLIYLDNGATTHKPQCVIERVRQFDAEEYGTVRRGAYKLSERATQLYEEARQKVADFFGAPDKKEIVFTSGTTQAINLVAHSFGRKFVQAGDEIIISNIEHHANTVPWQVLCEEKGAKLKVIPVSDEGELVMSEYEKLLNSKTRLVAVNHVSNALGTINPVREIIEKAHAVGAKVLIDGAQSSSHMNVDVKDLDCDFYTFSGHKMYAPSGVGGLYGKMELWESMGPYVTGGDMIMQVTLEKTTYAKPPARFEAGTPPITQVIGLGTAIDFMTGIGMDAIFEYEKSLLDYGTRLLKDIDGLRIIGNAREKASIISFVLDAAHPHDVGTMLDQDGIAVRGGHHCAQPTMIRFGVPATTRASMSFYNKFEELDTLAESIRKTIKMFS, encoded by the coding sequence ATGCCTGATCCAAATACTGTTTTGGCAGACACCCCCTCCATTGATGTTGAAAAGATACGGAAAGAGTTTCCGGTTTTATCTCAAACGATCAATGGCAAACCCCTCATCTATCTGGATAACGGCGCCACCACCCATAAACCGCAATGTGTGATCGAAAGGGTGAGGCAGTTCGATGCAGAGGAATACGGAACCGTGCGCCGGGGGGCTTACAAATTGAGTGAACGCGCGACTCAGCTTTATGAAGAGGCCCGGCAAAAGGTGGCGGATTTTTTCGGCGCTCCGGATAAGAAGGAGATCGTGTTCACCAGTGGAACCACGCAGGCGATCAATCTGGTTGCCCATAGTTTTGGAAGAAAATTTGTCCAGGCGGGCGACGAGATCATCATCTCCAATATTGAGCACCACGCCAATACCGTTCCCTGGCAGGTGTTGTGTGAAGAAAAAGGCGCCAAGCTCAAAGTCATTCCCGTCAGCGACGAAGGCGAACTGGTGATGAGCGAATACGAGAAACTGCTGAATTCGAAAACCAGGCTGGTGGCTGTGAACCATGTGTCCAACGCTTTGGGCACGATCAACCCGGTCAGGGAGATCATCGAAAAAGCGCATGCGGTGGGCGCTAAAGTCCTGATCGACGGGGCGCAAAGTTCTTCACACATGAATGTCGATGTGAAAGATCTGGACTGTGATTTCTACACTTTCTCTGGGCACAAAATGTATGCTCCGAGCGGTGTCGGCGGGTTGTACGGTAAGATGGAACTCTGGGAATCGATGGGACCCTATGTGACCGGCGGCGATATGATCATGCAGGTCACTCTGGAAAAGACCACTTACGCCAAACCGCCTGCGCGGTTTGAAGCAGGGACACCACCCATCACTCAGGTGATCGGTTTGGGAACCGCCATCGATTTCATGACGGGAATCGGCATGGACGCTATTTTCGAGTACGAAAAAAGCCTTCTGGATTACGGCACCCGGTTGCTCAAGGATATTGACGGACTCAGGATCATCGGCAATGCCAGAGAAAAAGCGAGCATCATTTCCTTTGTTCTGGATGCGGCGCATCCCCACGATGTGGGAACCATGCTGGATCAGGATGGCATTGCGGTCCGTGGCGGGCACCATTGCGCGCAACCGACCATGATCCGCTTTGGCGTGCCGGCGACCACTCGCGCTTCCATGTCGTTTTACAATAAATTTGAAGAGCTGGACACATTGGCGGAAAGTATCAGAAAAACCATCAAAATGTTTTCTTGA
- a CDS encoding iron-sulfur cluster assembly scaffold protein: MSYDNELYQQVILDHNRNPRNFREIKNATHSCHGVNPLCGDDMTVYLDVDEEQGVIRDISFVGTGCAISKASSSLMTAFLKGKTLEESRIVFKEFHKMVLGEMDPDKEEHHLGKLKLFRGIREYPSRTKCASLSWHTMIGALDKQTEGISTE, translated from the coding sequence ATGTCTTATGACAACGAGTTGTATCAACAGGTCATTCTGGATCACAACCGCAATCCCAGAAATTTCCGTGAAATAAAAAATGCAACGCACAGTTGCCACGGGGTGAATCCCTTGTGCGGCGATGACATGACCGTTTATCTGGATGTCGATGAAGAGCAGGGTGTGATTCGGGATATCAGCTTTGTGGGAACCGGATGCGCGATCTCGAAAGCCAGTTCGTCGCTGATGACCGCTTTTTTGAAAGGAAAAACTCTGGAAGAATCCCGGATTGTTTTTAAGGAATTTCACAAAATGGTTCTGGGTGAGATGGACCCTGACAAGGAAGAGCACCATCTTGGAAAATTAAAACTGTTCCGCGGGATCCGCGAGTACCCTTCCCGAACCAAATGCGCGAGCCTTTCCTGGCACACGATGATTGGCGCTCTGGATAAACAGACCGAAGGTATCAGCACGGAATAA
- a CDS encoding AmmeMemoRadiSam system radical SAM enzyme, with amino-acid sequence MASKTIQNALDQATRPGELVKQLSADVLLCTACGHLCKLRPGQRGVCKVRFNENGALRVPFNYAAGVQNDPIEKKPFFHVLPGSQALSFGMLGCDFHCSYCQNWFTSQALRDDSSTLNFSSISASEICDLAEQRGSNSIISTYNEPLITSEWAVEVFRVAKERGLRTGYVSNGHGTPEVLEYIQPWVDLFKVDLKSFSAKNYRRLGGNLDAVLETIRQVHAMGLWLEIVTLVIPGYNDSDDELSEIAEFIASVSVDIPWHVTGFHPDYKMVDRGATPSATLLRARQHGLDSGLKFVYSGNRAGQVGNTESTFCPKCDDLIIERCGFRVLSNRLVSGSCPKCRECIPGKWE; translated from the coding sequence ATGGCCTCAAAAACCATTCAAAACGCACTCGACCAGGCGACTCGTCCGGGAGAACTGGTGAAACAACTTTCCGCCGATGTTCTGCTGTGTACCGCCTGCGGGCATCTGTGCAAACTGCGTCCCGGTCAGCGAGGGGTCTGCAAGGTCCGGTTCAATGAGAATGGCGCCCTTCGCGTTCCCTTTAACTACGCCGCGGGAGTGCAAAACGACCCCATCGAAAAAAAACCTTTCTTCCACGTCCTTCCTGGCAGTCAGGCTTTGAGTTTTGGCATGCTGGGATGCGATTTTCATTGTTCTTATTGTCAGAACTGGTTCACCTCGCAAGCCCTGAGAGACGACTCTTCGACTTTGAACTTTTCCTCGATCAGCGCCTCTGAAATATGCGACCTGGCGGAACAACGCGGCTCAAATAGTATCATTTCAACCTATAACGAACCGTTGATCACCAGCGAATGGGCGGTCGAGGTGTTTCGCGTAGCGAAAGAACGCGGATTGCGCACGGGCTATGTTTCCAACGGCCACGGGACGCCGGAAGTTCTGGAGTACATTCAACCCTGGGTGGATTTATTCAAAGTGGATTTGAAATCGTTTTCCGCGAAAAACTACCGTCGCTTGGGTGGTAATCTGGACGCGGTTCTTGAAACCATCCGCCAGGTCCATGCGATGGGACTGTGGCTGGAAATCGTGACGCTGGTGATTCCCGGTTACAACGATTCAGACGATGAGTTGAGCGAAATCGCGGAATTCATTGCGTCGGTGTCGGTGGACATTCCCTGGCATGTGACAGGCTTTCATCCGGACTACAAAATGGTGGACCGGGGAGCGACTCCGTCGGCCACTCTGCTGAGGGCGAGACAACATGGGCTGGATTCTGGATTGAAGTTTGTCTATTCCGGAAACCGCGCGGGTCAGGTGGGAAATACGGAGAGCACTTTCTGCCCGAAATGTGATGACCTTATCATCGAACGGTGCGGGTTTCGCGTTCTCTCCAACCGACTGGTGTCCGGGAGCTGTCCCAAATGCCGTGAATGCATTCCCGGAAAATGGGAATGA
- a CDS encoding ABC transporter ATP-binding protein, with the protein MLEVKDLRAGFDGSEIIKGISLSVKKGEVHAIMGPNGSGKSTLAKILAGHPSYDVMGGEVIFDGKNLEDVEPEQRALAGIFMGFQYPVEIPGVNNAEFLRMAYNAKRIHQGQEELDPLDFDEALSEKMKSLGMEQKYKDRSLNDGFSGGEKKKNEILQMAILEPKLAVLDETDSGLDIDALRVVADGVNKLRNENNALILITHYQRLLDYIKPDFVHVLSQGKIIKSGEKDLALELEAQGYDWLTTTN; encoded by the coding sequence ATGTTGGAAGTTAAAGATTTGCGGGCCGGGTTTGACGGTTCTGAAATAATAAAAGGAATTTCACTTTCGGTAAAAAAGGGTGAGGTGCATGCCATCATGGGACCCAACGGGTCGGGCAAAAGCACTTTGGCTAAAATACTGGCGGGGCATCCGTCTTATGATGTGATGGGTGGCGAAGTGATTTTTGACGGCAAAAACCTCGAAGATGTGGAACCGGAACAAAGAGCCCTGGCGGGTATATTCATGGGATTTCAGTATCCGGTGGAAATTCCCGGTGTGAACAACGCGGAGTTTCTGCGGATGGCTTATAATGCCAAACGGATCCACCAGGGGCAGGAAGAACTCGACCCTCTGGACTTCGATGAAGCGCTGAGCGAGAAAATGAAATCGCTGGGAATGGAGCAGAAATACAAAGACCGTAGTCTGAACGATGGGTTTTCCGGCGGAGAAAAAAAGAAGAATGAAATTTTACAGATGGCCATCCTGGAGCCAAAGCTCGCCGTTCTGGACGAAACCGACTCCGGGCTCGATATTGATGCTCTGCGCGTGGTCGCCGATGGCGTGAACAAACTTCGCAATGAAAATAACGCTTTGATCCTGATCACGCATTATCAAAGGCTTTTGGACTACATCAAGCCGGATTTTGTACATGTGTTGAGTCAGGGAAAAATCATCAAGTCGGGTGAGAAAGATCTGGCTCTGGAGCTGGAAGCCCAGGGTTACGATTGGCTCACGACCACGAATTGA